One window of Candidatus Marinarcus aquaticus genomic DNA carries:
- a CDS encoding M23 family metallopeptidase — MKNRLIITVSDINGTKSYNVHQFIKKSVKILIPLILLILGGSFWFISTLKDDIDEIKQEKEQKIKILEERENKLKAQNSMYSMQIKDKIKDIDELGSKLDDIEELIGIKGDDTATLIQRATLARMDMKQKTFMLQIIPSGSPLTDFHVTASYGYRIHPVTKTKKFHRGIDLRAKMRTPVHATADGVVKYVQNRDRGGFGKVVMVLHNYGFETVYAHLNRTKVKVGDVIRKGQIIGLSGNSGRSTGPHLHYEIKYATKILNPWHFIKWNIKNYENIFQQQRRVEWESLVAMINGHKNKLEQQ; from the coding sequence ATGAAAAACAGATTGATTATTACCGTATCGGATATTAATGGAACCAAATCCTATAATGTCCATCAGTTTATAAAAAAGAGTGTCAAAATCCTCATTCCTTTAATTCTTTTGATTTTGGGAGGTTCTTTTTGGTTTATTTCAACACTCAAAGATGATATTGACGAAATTAAACAAGAAAAAGAACAAAAAATCAAAATCTTAGAAGAGCGAGAGAATAAACTTAAAGCTCAAAACTCGATGTACTCAATGCAGATTAAAGATAAAATCAAAGACATCGATGAGTTGGGTTCGAAACTGGATGATATTGAAGAACTCATTGGTATCAAAGGGGATGACACAGCCACACTCATTCAAAGAGCCACTTTAGCACGAATGGACATGAAGCAAAAGACCTTTATGTTGCAAATCATTCCAAGTGGAAGCCCTTTAACAGATTTTCATGTTACAGCCAGTTACGGGTACCGAATTCACCCTGTGACTAAAACCAAAAAATTCCACCGTGGGATCGATTTACGTGCTAAAATGAGAACACCCGTACATGCAACAGCCGATGGAGTCGTAAAATATGTACAAAATCGAGACCGAGGTGGTTTTGGAAAAGTGGTCATGGTTTTACACAATTACGGTTTTGAGACAGTGTATGCACACTTAAATCGAACCAAAGTAAAAGTGGGAGATGTAATACGGAAGGGGCAAATCATTGGTTTAAGTGGAAACAGTGGACGAAGTACAGGGCCACACTTGCACTATGAAATTAAGTATGCAACGAAGATTTTAAACCCTTGGCATTTTATTAAGTGGAACATTAAAAACTATGAAAACATCTTTCAACAACAAAGGAGAGTAGAATGGGAATCTTTAGTGGCAATGATAAACGGTCACAAGAACAAATTGGAGCAACAGTAA
- a CDS encoding DEAD/DEAH box helicase encodes MNELKRRLSELHAQKEAIENEIAALEQQLNFHTKKELSKEEKIELFKALFISNPTIFARKWISQDGSKQNYFPVTQTFKGEDYLPLTNEMIEKHLRGLEELATYPITSENNCTYVVLQLLQQDVSKVQKVLQHLHIQAAFECNANADIHAWIFFSTSIEAKRARALAEKILRQAHVGAKIYPSQEFINASNLGDALPLPLHLKHRQHHKTIFLDVKTMKVLEHQWQYLQQLKRLSRIEIEHLTSEEALKPKALEDLDVEFPTFGLKLFLNDFIYINTKHLSKSFLNKLKSFAMFDNPQVQVLLRLRRPLYNTPRVIKSFEEEKNFLKLPRGLFQTLIEYFNQHGVSYEVDDRRFFEAHHFPPILYTLREEQEEAIAAILNYDCSICVAPPGFGKTLIGAAMIEKRASKTLIVVNKNMLLNQWMDRFKEYFGMPKKEIGYLGKGKNRLNGVLDVATMQSLKNAPEIIENYSFVIVDECHHIPAVTFEQIIKTFKGKYILGLSATPKRKDGLEPILFQQLGDVAYEFKPKKSFLNRVEVVRTAFQSNLDNYSNIITELCLNKERNLQIVQVIKAHQERSILVLTDRLEHISELEKLLDEHQVTYLSVHGNLSKKEQQENMDAVKSNQLILATTSFFGEGIDFPHLNTIIFATPISYYGRLIQYLGRIGRDGQECLAIDFLDSQNAMLNSAFSKRKEGYKQMHYKFTKGF; translated from the coding sequence ATGAATGAGTTAAAACGGCGTCTTAGCGAGCTTCATGCACAAAAAGAGGCCATAGAAAATGAAATTGCAGCATTAGAGCAACAACTCAATTTTCATACTAAAAAAGAGCTTTCCAAAGAAGAGAAAATAGAACTTTTTAAAGCTCTGTTTATATCAAATCCCACTATTTTTGCTCGTAAATGGATCAGTCAAGATGGCAGCAAACAGAATTACTTTCCTGTCACACAAACCTTTAAAGGAGAAGACTATCTGCCCTTAACCAACGAGATGATAGAGAAACATTTACGAGGGTTAGAGGAGTTAGCAACCTATCCCATTACTTCAGAAAACAATTGCACCTATGTAGTGTTGCAACTTTTACAACAAGATGTCTCAAAAGTGCAAAAAGTATTACAGCATTTGCATATTCAAGCAGCTTTTGAGTGCAATGCCAATGCCGATATTCATGCGTGGATTTTTTTCAGTACGTCTATTGAAGCAAAACGAGCCAGAGCTTTAGCTGAGAAGATTTTACGACAAGCGCATGTGGGCGCTAAGATTTACCCCTCACAAGAATTTATCAATGCGTCTAATTTGGGCGATGCTTTGCCTCTACCACTTCATTTAAAACATCGACAGCATCATAAAACCATCTTCTTGGATGTAAAGACCATGAAAGTCTTAGAACATCAATGGCAATACTTGCAACAACTCAAACGACTTTCACGAATTGAAATTGAGCATTTAACCAGTGAAGAGGCGTTAAAACCAAAAGCACTTGAAGACTTGGATGTGGAGTTTCCCACGTTTGGTTTGAAACTTTTTTTAAATGACTTTATCTATATCAATACCAAACATCTCTCTAAAAGTTTTTTAAATAAGCTTAAATCCTTTGCGATGTTTGATAACCCACAAGTTCAAGTGCTACTTCGGCTTCGACGACCTTTGTATAACACCCCTCGTGTGATTAAATCTTTTGAAGAGGAGAAGAATTTTTTAAAACTTCCACGAGGATTGTTTCAAACACTCATTGAGTATTTTAACCAACACGGTGTGAGTTATGAAGTGGATGACCGACGTTTCTTTGAAGCCCACCATTTTCCTCCTATTTTGTACACGTTAAGAGAGGAGCAAGAGGAGGCCATAGCAGCCATTTTAAATTATGATTGCTCTATTTGTGTGGCACCTCCAGGGTTTGGAAAAACACTCATAGGTGCAGCCATGATTGAAAAACGTGCAAGCAAGACTTTGATTGTGGTGAATAAAAATATGCTATTAAATCAATGGATGGATCGTTTTAAAGAGTACTTTGGCATGCCAAAAAAAGAGATAGGATATTTGGGAAAAGGAAAAAACAGACTCAATGGCGTGTTGGACGTGGCAACCATGCAGAGTTTGAAAAATGCACCTGAAATCATAGAAAACTACTCGTTTGTGATTGTCGATGAGTGCCACCATATCCCAGCAGTTACTTTCGAGCAAATCATTAAAACTTTTAAAGGAAAATACATCTTAGGGTTGAGTGCTACACCCAAAAGAAAAGATGGTTTGGAACCTATTTTGTTTCAACAACTGGGCGATGTGGCGTATGAGTTTAAACCCAAAAAAAGTTTTTTAAATCGTGTGGAAGTGGTGCGAACTGCCTTTCAATCAAACTTAGACAACTACTCCAATATCATCACAGAGTTGTGCCTGAATAAAGAGAGAAATCTTCAAATTGTGCAAGTAATTAAAGCGCATCAAGAGCGCTCCATTTTGGTCTTAACAGACCGACTTGAACACATCAGTGAGTTGGAAAAACTCTTAGATGAACACCAAGTGACTTACTTAAGCGTGCACGGGAATTTAAGTAAAAAAGAGCAACAAGAGAACATGGATGCAGTAAAATCGAATCAACTCATTTTAGCCACCACTTCTTTTTTTGGAGAAGGTATAGACTTCCCTCATTTAAACACGATTATTTTTGCAACGCCCATCTCATATTATGGTAGACTTATACAATATTTGGGTAGAATCGGGCGAGACGGTCAAGAGTGTTTGGCCATTGATTTTTTAGATTCTCAAAATGCAATGCTCAATTCTGCATTCAGTAAACGAAAAGAGGGATACAAACAGATGCATTATAAATTTACGAAAGGATTTTGA
- a CDS encoding DUF6394 family protein: protein MDWGKVTYIFFSLMSLTTTAGFLYEPNAIALFLAAGVNVISTILKIGVKNLLAAELLASSLVADLHLIPAFMVLTFTDNIRMAIALAIGAIVANIFSVALALIESAKSQEKDTY, encoded by the coding sequence ATGGATTGGGGTAAAGTAACCTATATTTTCTTTTCACTTATGTCATTGACAACTACGGCAGGTTTCCTCTATGAGCCAAATGCCATTGCACTGTTTCTAGCAGCAGGTGTTAATGTGATTTCTACAATTTTAAAAATAGGTGTAAAAAATCTTCTCGCAGCAGAACTCTTAGCAAGTTCTTTAGTAGCAGACTTACACTTGATTCCAGCATTCATGGTTTTAACTTTTACAGACAATATTAGAATGGCGATTGCCTTAGCAATCGGTGCGATTGTTGCAAATATTTTTTCAGTAGCATTAGCATTGATTGAAAGCGCAAAGAGCCAAGAGAAGGACACGTATTAA
- the leuS gene encoding leucine--tRNA ligase — protein sequence MDYSPKDIEYKWQSYWDANNSFEPSDEQNKEKKYILSMFPYPSGRIHMGHVRNYCLGDAFARYYRKADYNVLHPIGWDSFGMPAENAAIKHKLHPKKWTYENIDYMRKELNSLGLSFSKTREFATSDELYTKWEQEFIIKMFEQGLLYRHSTTVNWCEDCHTVLANEQVEDGCCWRCGNEIEQKEMPGYYVAITQYAQELLDDLKSLENDWPSQVLTMQENWIGRSEGLEFTFNLTLDSRYKLDKNFNLYKVFTTRPDTIYGVTYSAIAPEHPIVEYMLENNLLDEYKTEKIKNMLKHSERDRATMPKEGVSLEIDVLHPLTDEKIPVWVANFVLGSYGGGAVMCVPAHDQRDYEFAREYDLPIKQVIAKSDGSEVPLYKEAFTEPGVLIESETFTGLKSNEAKKAIIYHFEKNSFGKKQINYKLRDWGVSRQRYWGAPIPFVHCDDCGLVPEKIENLPIVLPEDVEITGSGNPLDSHPTWKHCKCPKCGKDAIRETDTLDTFVQSSWYFLRYATNPKVWNKEGVSKSDSNYWMDVDQYIGGIEHAILHLLYARFFTKALNALGYTNSKEPFKKLLTQGMVLKDGAKMSKSKGNVVDPDKIIEQYGADTARLFMMFAAPPTKELEWNDSAVEGAFRFIKRFAERSSLVDFENIEQIESINHDALDKEEKEARKKVYEALKKSNEVFNKTFAFNTLIASSMEAMNALQAQKNPLLWAEGYYILTNILEPIIPHLCWELSEKLFERLNFDKPLPIKEEVFTLDSIELAVTINGKKRCEIVVSPDASKEEILALAKETAVKHLEGKELIKEILVPNKLVNLVIKG from the coding sequence ATGGATTATAGCCCAAAAGATATTGAATATAAATGGCAGTCATATTGGGATGCAAACAACAGTTTTGAACCAAGTGACGAACAAAATAAAGAGAAAAAATATATTTTAAGTATGTTCCCGTATCCAAGTGGACGAATTCATATGGGACATGTTCGAAACTACTGTTTGGGTGATGCGTTTGCACGTTATTATCGAAAAGCAGATTACAATGTATTGCACCCAATTGGGTGGGACAGTTTTGGAATGCCAGCAGAGAATGCCGCTATTAAACACAAACTGCACCCTAAAAAATGGACGTATGAAAACATCGATTATATGAGAAAAGAGCTCAACTCGTTAGGGTTGTCTTTTTCAAAAACACGAGAGTTTGCTACAAGCGATGAATTGTATACCAAATGGGAACAAGAGTTCATCATTAAAATGTTTGAACAAGGGTTACTCTACCGACACTCAACAACAGTAAACTGGTGTGAAGATTGTCATACGGTTTTAGCCAACGAACAAGTAGAAGATGGATGTTGTTGGCGATGCGGTAATGAAATTGAGCAAAAAGAGATGCCCGGATACTACGTGGCAATCACACAATATGCCCAAGAGCTTTTGGATGATTTAAAAAGCTTAGAAAACGATTGGCCAAGCCAAGTTTTGACCATGCAAGAGAACTGGATTGGACGAAGTGAAGGGTTAGAGTTTACGTTTAATTTAACACTGGATTCACGATATAAATTGGATAAAAACTTTAATTTATATAAAGTTTTCACCACTCGACCCGATACCATTTATGGGGTAACGTATTCAGCCATTGCGCCTGAACATCCTATTGTGGAGTACATGTTAGAGAACAATTTATTAGATGAGTACAAAACAGAGAAAATCAAAAACATGCTCAAACACTCTGAAAGAGACAGAGCAACGATGCCTAAAGAGGGAGTGAGTTTAGAGATTGATGTGCTTCATCCTTTAACCGATGAGAAAATCCCTGTATGGGTGGCGAACTTTGTGTTAGGTTCATACGGAGGAGGTGCAGTGATGTGTGTGCCTGCGCATGACCAACGAGACTATGAGTTTGCACGTGAGTATGATTTACCGATTAAACAGGTTATTGCAAAATCAGATGGTTCAGAAGTGCCGTTGTATAAAGAGGCTTTTACTGAACCCGGTGTGTTAATTGAGAGTGAAACCTTCACTGGATTAAAAAGCAATGAAGCGAAAAAAGCGATTATCTATCACTTTGAGAAAAACTCATTTGGTAAGAAACAAATCAATTATAAATTAAGAGATTGGGGTGTTTCACGACAACGATATTGGGGAGCACCTATTCCATTTGTTCATTGCGATGATTGTGGATTGGTGCCTGAAAAGATTGAAAACCTTCCCATTGTACTACCTGAAGATGTAGAAATCACAGGAAGCGGAAATCCTTTGGATTCTCACCCAACATGGAAACACTGTAAGTGTCCAAAATGTGGGAAAGACGCCATCAGAGAGACCGATACGTTGGATACGTTTGTACAATCAAGCTGGTATTTCTTACGATACGCAACCAATCCAAAAGTGTGGAACAAAGAGGGTGTGAGCAAGAGTGACTCGAATTATTGGATGGATGTGGATCAATACATCGGTGGAATTGAACACGCCATTTTACACCTGTTGTATGCACGATTCTTCACCAAAGCACTCAATGCATTAGGGTACACCAACTCTAAAGAGCCTTTTAAAAAGCTTTTAACCCAAGGGATGGTGTTAAAAGACGGGGCTAAAATGTCCAAATCAAAAGGAAATGTGGTTGACCCTGATAAAATCATTGAGCAATATGGTGCAGATACCGCGCGATTGTTTATGATGTTTGCTGCTCCTCCGACCAAAGAGTTAGAGTGGAATGACAGTGCGGTTGAGGGTGCGTTTAGATTTATTAAAAGATTTGCAGAGCGTTCTTCTTTGGTTGATTTTGAAAATATCGAACAAATAGAGAGCATCAATCATGATGCTTTAGATAAAGAGGAAAAAGAGGCGCGGAAAAAAGTTTATGAAGCACTGAAAAAATCAAATGAAGTGTTCAATAAAACGTTTGCATTTAATACGTTGATCGCCTCATCTATGGAAGCGATGAATGCACTTCAAGCACAAAAGAACCCACTCCTTTGGGCTGAAGGGTATTATATCTTAACCAATATTTTAGAGCCAATCATCCCTCATCTTTGTTGGGAGCTTTCAGAGAAGTTGTTTGAGCGACTCAATTTTGATAAGCCACTGCCAATCAAAGAAGAGGTCTTTACGCTTGACAGCATTGAATTGGCTGTTACTATTAATGGAAAAAAACGGTGTGAAATCGTCGTCAGTCCTGATGCGAGTAAAGAGGAGATTTTAGCTTTAGCAAAAGAGACAGCGGTGAAACACCTTGAAGGTAAAGAGTTAATCAAAGAGATTTTAGTACCAAATAAATTGGTGAACTTAGTTATAAAAGGGTAA
- the secF gene encoding protein translocase subunit SecF has product MEIFKSDKIFDFMGKRLPFLALSALLFLGSLGIIFTKGLNFGIDFAGGTLVQVKYEQNAPIDDIRQILQAHPKFANASITEFGTPQEIVIRISGSSTELGNDIGDTVHTLLDPTGAFEVRRVDMVGPKVGDELREKGIMAMSLSLLVILAYVSFRFEWRFAVASILALIHDVTIAIGALALFQVDVNLDILAAILTIMGYSLNDTIIVFDRIREGINTSKESKLLLVINESVSRTLSRTTLTSLTTFFVVVTLFVFGGEIIHGFAFTMVVGIIVGTYSSIFVASSFLAQLKFSVNNYRAREAEKLKKQKEKEKMRAMYEKGTV; this is encoded by the coding sequence ATGGAAATTTTTAAATCAGATAAAATCTTTGACTTTATGGGAAAACGACTTCCATTTTTAGCGCTTTCTGCACTTTTGTTTTTAGGTTCATTAGGGATTATTTTTACAAAAGGTTTGAATTTTGGTATTGACTTTGCGGGAGGAACACTCGTACAAGTAAAATATGAGCAAAATGCACCCATTGATGATATTCGTCAGATACTGCAAGCTCATCCAAAGTTTGCCAATGCAAGTATCACGGAGTTTGGAACTCCACAAGAGATTGTTATTCGAATCTCTGGGTCGTCAACGGAACTGGGAAATGATATTGGCGATACCGTACATACACTTTTGGATCCTACGGGAGCATTTGAAGTTCGACGTGTGGACATGGTGGGACCAAAAGTAGGGGATGAACTACGAGAAAAAGGGATTATGGCGATGTCTCTGTCATTGCTTGTGATTTTGGCGTATGTGAGTTTCCGATTTGAGTGGCGTTTTGCGGTGGCTTCTATTTTGGCACTCATTCATGACGTGACCATTGCCATTGGGGCATTGGCACTTTTTCAAGTGGATGTGAACTTGGATATTTTAGCCGCGATTTTAACAATCATGGGATACTCGCTGAACGATACAATTATTGTATTTGATCGTATTCGAGAAGGGATTAATACCTCTAAAGAGTCGAAACTTCTGTTGGTCATTAATGAGTCGGTTTCACGAACACTTTCAAGAACTACGTTGACATCATTAACCACATTCTTCGTGGTGGTAACGTTGTTTGTATTTGGAGGTGAGATTATTCATGGATTTGCCTTTACGATGGTTGTAGGTATCATTGTGGGGACCTATTCATCTATCTTTGTTGCTTCGTCATTTTTGGCACAGTTGAAGTTCTCTGTGAATAATTATAGAGCACGTGAGGCTGAGAAGCTCAAAAAACAAAAAGAGAAAGAGAAAATGCGGGCTATGTATGAGAAAGGCACCGTCTAG
- a CDS encoding bactofilin family protein: MGIFSGNDKRSQEQIGATVIPQGTHLIGGLTTKGTIHIDGKFEGVITMAKYVIIGKTGEFYGKIEAENLSVNGYVDGKIDCDEIEILANGKVRGDLKYRHLTIEPKGLFEGQGKVKNYTLSSRYAHLQESIKSRIPNNQ, from the coding sequence ATGGGAATCTTTAGTGGCAATGATAAACGGTCACAAGAACAAATTGGAGCAACAGTAATCCCACAAGGTACCCATTTAATTGGGGGCTTGACCACTAAAGGTACCATTCACATTGATGGTAAATTTGAGGGGGTGATTACCATGGCCAAATATGTGATTATTGGAAAAACCGGAGAATTCTACGGTAAAATTGAAGCAGAAAATCTCTCTGTGAATGGTTATGTCGATGGTAAAATTGATTGCGATGAAATTGAAATCTTAGCCAATGGAAAAGTAAGAGGAGATTTAAAATATCGTCATTTGACCATTGAACCAAAAGGTCTTTTTGAAGGTCAAGGAAAAGTGAAGAATTACACACTCAGCAGTCGGTATGCTCATTTACAAGAGAGTATAAAAAGCAGAATCCCAAACAACCAATAA
- a CDS encoding bifunctional folylpolyglutamate synthase/dihydrofolate synthase, with protein MTLLEKNHQAMQNSKHSLEGFLEHKTLYYDKIDFNTIKMAWEFLRLYVKLPYVIHIVGTNGKGSTGRFLASYLHQSRYTTMHYSSPHIIKFNERIWINGEDANDETLEQAHKKLQDILPDDLIEKLTYFEYTTLMALLLSSHLDYLVLEAGLGGEFDATNVVINDLSLITAIDLDHQSFLGNTIAEIASTKMRACDNKMIVNKQAHEEVYDIASCYNYEKAKEYDTSSIKGLPSYLHENLNLVISALEYMNIPVDLEKFQNIQLFGRCQKIASDITIDVGHNPLAAKAIAKEFEDKGEKVTLVYNSFEDKDYKGVLMLLKPIIESIEIIEVEDKRVLKKEALQRVCSELGLKASDFKGVEKGKNYLVFGSFTVVEKFLKMM; from the coding sequence TTGACTCTTTTAGAAAAGAACCATCAAGCGATGCAAAACAGTAAACACTCATTAGAAGGATTTTTAGAGCACAAAACGCTCTATTATGATAAGATTGATTTTAATACCATTAAAATGGCATGGGAGTTTTTACGTCTATATGTAAAACTTCCCTATGTCATTCATATTGTGGGCACAAATGGAAAAGGCAGTACGGGACGATTTTTAGCCTCGTATTTACACCAAAGTCGATACACCACCATGCACTACTCTTCACCACATATCATTAAATTTAATGAACGCATCTGGATCAATGGAGAGGATGCCAATGATGAAACACTCGAACAAGCACACAAAAAACTGCAAGATATTCTGCCGGATGATTTAATTGAAAAACTGACTTACTTTGAGTACACCACATTAATGGCATTGTTGTTAAGCTCTCACTTGGACTATCTTGTCTTAGAAGCAGGTTTAGGAGGAGAGTTTGATGCCACCAATGTGGTGATTAATGATTTAAGTTTGATTACCGCGATTGATTTAGACCACCAAAGTTTTTTAGGCAACACCATTGCTGAAATTGCAAGCACTAAAATGCGTGCCTGTGACAATAAAATGATTGTCAATAAACAAGCTCATGAAGAGGTCTATGATATTGCTTCTTGTTATAACTACGAAAAAGCCAAAGAGTATGACACGAGTTCAATCAAAGGCTTACCTTCATATTTACATGAGAATTTGAACCTTGTTATTTCAGCCTTAGAGTACATGAATATCCCAGTAGATTTAGAGAAATTCCAAAACATACAACTCTTTGGACGATGTCAAAAAATTGCTTCAGATATCACCATTGATGTAGGGCATAACCCTCTTGCAGCCAAAGCTATTGCTAAAGAGTTTGAAGACAAAGGTGAGAAAGTAACTTTGGTCTATAACAGTTTTGAAGATAAAGACTATAAAGGCGTATTGATGCTTTTAAAACCAATTATAGAAAGCATTGAAATCATTGAAGTAGAAGATAAACGGGTCTTAAAAAAAGAGGCACTCCAAAGAGTGTGCAGTGAACTTGGGCTTAAAGCCAGTGATTTCAAAGGCGTTGAAAAAGGGAAAAATTATTTGGTGTTTGGCTCTTTTACTGTTGTAGAAAAATTTTTGAAGATGATGTAA
- the lptE gene encoding LPS assembly lipoprotein LptE — protein sequence MRFNRGLLAVLAVLFLVGCGYKPSSHYAKERIKGKVFVDMYVSLEDPKNSVIIKDSMSEILVSRFGATLVHDRELADTLVFLRLASVSMSTLQYDEIGYEKLYRANVTINVKYDGPEGKGSFNVTGRYDFSVDGDNEISEAKRFEAIRNASSKALEEVISKVAIDSFRKEPSSDAKQ from the coding sequence ATGAGATTTAACAGAGGGTTATTGGCTGTTTTAGCAGTGCTGTTTTTAGTAGGGTGTGGGTATAAACCTTCATCGCATTACGCAAAAGAGCGAATCAAAGGGAAAGTCTTTGTGGATATGTATGTAAGCTTGGAGGACCCTAAAAACTCTGTTATTATCAAAGACTCGATGAGTGAGATTTTAGTAAGCCGATTTGGTGCTACATTGGTTCATGACAGAGAGTTAGCAGACACACTTGTCTTTTTACGACTGGCTTCTGTATCAATGTCAACGTTGCAATACGATGAGATTGGGTATGAGAAACTCTATCGAGCCAATGTTACGATTAATGTAAAGTATGACGGTCCTGAAGGAAAAGGAAGCTTTAACGTTACAGGACGTTATGACTTCAGTGTCGATGGGGACAATGAAATTTCAGAAGCAAAACGGTTTGAAGCAATTCGAAACGCATCAAGTAAAGCTTTAGAAGAGGTTATCTCTAAAGTGGCGATTGACTCTTTTAGAAAAGAACCATCAAGCGATGCAAAACAGTAA
- a CDS encoding cation:proton antiporter has product MLGIIVTTTFIAIVVNLLLKRFHLPTIIGYIITGTIIAYLFGLHDAVNNHDLKEIAEFGVVFLMFTIGLEFSFHSLMRMKKEVFVTGSLQIIVTTAFVYIICYYVLGLDFRTSMVIGAALSLSSTAIVLKTFNETREINKPYGRRVLGILIMQDIAVIPILLMISIFSSSGHDNIISIVLHTTVAAFALITVLFLCGKYLLEPFFEHVAKSKSDELFVASVLFVAIGASYLAHYFGFSHSLGAFVAGMMIAETKFKHQVEADLTPFRNILLGIFFITVGMQINFAVIGEHFFKILILLPILIIVKYIIIYTIVRIDDTKRVAFKTAVSLVQIGEFSLAVLELARNNHLINPTHSQILIVTIVISMILTPVVLKNLSRMAASIIPEDSMMICNALQVDEDTKNHVIVLGYGNLGQEVVKELKKEGKEYFIIEHNMKYFEEGKDANEPILFGNAVQKHILESVKIKRASAIIVAIDNPEKLHLICEVIDDLTKNIKTIVKVAKCSEKEELDGLHLKHIIVQNSEIAKALVKETNTF; this is encoded by the coding sequence ATGTTGGGCATCATTGTAACAACAACATTCATTGCTATTGTTGTTAATTTACTATTAAAACGTTTTCATTTACCCACAATTATTGGATACATTATTACTGGAACCATTATTGCTTATCTCTTTGGTCTGCATGATGCAGTTAATAACCATGACTTAAAAGAGATTGCAGAGTTTGGAGTGGTCTTTTTAATGTTCACCATTGGATTGGAGTTCTCCTTTCACTCTTTGATGCGCATGAAAAAAGAGGTGTTTGTTACGGGCTCTTTACAAATCATCGTCACCACAGCCTTTGTTTATATCATTTGTTATTATGTATTAGGGCTTGATTTTAGAACCTCCATGGTCATTGGAGCGGCGTTATCTCTCTCCTCAACGGCTATTGTTTTAAAAACATTTAATGAAACCAGAGAGATCAATAAACCGTATGGACGACGAGTATTGGGGATTTTAATCATGCAAGACATTGCGGTTATCCCAATTCTTTTAATGATTTCGATTTTCTCTTCATCGGGGCATGACAACATTATCAGCATTGTATTGCATACTACCGTTGCAGCATTTGCTTTGATTACGGTTCTTTTTTTATGTGGAAAATATCTGCTAGAGCCCTTCTTTGAACATGTGGCAAAGTCAAAATCAGATGAACTTTTTGTGGCGTCTGTTTTGTTTGTGGCCATTGGGGCTTCATATTTAGCACACTATTTTGGTTTTTCTCACTCACTGGGAGCTTTTGTTGCAGGGATGATGATTGCAGAAACCAAATTTAAACATCAAGTGGAAGCCGATTTAACCCCTTTTAGAAATATCTTATTGGGGATTTTCTTTATCACCGTGGGAATGCAGATTAACTTTGCAGTGATTGGGGAACACTTCTTTAAAATCTTGATTTTATTGCCTATTTTAATCATTGTAAAATACATCATTATTTATACCATCGTGCGAATAGATGACACCAAACGAGTTGCTTTTAAAACGGCGGTTTCTTTGGTGCAAATTGGAGAGTTTTCACTGGCTGTTTTAGAACTTGCCAGAAACAACCATTTAATTAACCCCACGCACTCTCAAATTTTGATTGTAACGATTGTGATTTCGATGATTTTAACCCCTGTGGTGTTAAAGAATCTTTCACGAATGGCTGCAAGCATTATCCCTGAAGACAGCATGATGATCTGCAATGCCTTGCAAGTCGATGAAGACACGAAGAATCATGTCATTGTACTTGGGTATGGTAATTTAGGGCAAGAGGTTGTAAAAGAGTTAAAAAAAGAGGGCAAAGAGTATTTTATCATTGAGCACAATATGAAGTATTTTGAAGAGGGTAAAGATGCCAACGAGCCAATTTTATTTGGAAATGCCGTACAAAAGCATATTTTGGAATCGGTGAAAATCAAACGTGCTTCTGCAATTATTGTGGCCATTGATAACCCTGAAAAATTGCACCTTATTTGTGAAGTGATTGATGATTTGACCAAAAATATTAAAACCATTGTAAAAGTGGCTAAATGTTCAGAAAAAGAGGAACTCGATGGTCTTCACCTTAAACACATCATCGTACAAAATTCTGAAATAGCCAAAGCATTGGTTAAA